In Bacillus sp. KH172YL63, one genomic interval encodes:
- a CDS encoding ABC transporter ATP-binding protein: protein MNAIEVNHLRKEFKAFSSRSGLKGAFRDLFTRQYKIVPAVNDISFHVKQGEMVGYIGENGAGKSTTIKMLTGILTPTGGELTVNGMNPHRDREKFVQTIGVVFGQRSQLWWDIAVQESFQLLKKVYKVSDEQYKEHMDHVIETLDIGPLLDKPVRKLSLGQRMRCELAAALVHNPPLLFLDEPTIGLDVLVKLKIRQFLKEINEKYNTTILLTTHDLTDIEALCERVVMLDEGSIIYDGELSRLKENWGDQKEVVFQFLDDTTLSQLSGLTKEEGISWTFDEKKQFFSAVTEADEEVISQLITKVVANFKVKDMKIEETTTEEIIRNIYEKGAVER, encoded by the coding sequence ATGAATGCAATTGAAGTGAATCATTTGCGTAAAGAATTCAAGGCCTTTTCCAGTCGTTCCGGACTGAAGGGTGCCTTCAGGGATTTATTTACCCGTCAATATAAAATCGTTCCTGCTGTGAACGATATTTCTTTTCATGTGAAGCAGGGAGAGATGGTCGGTTATATAGGAGAGAACGGGGCAGGGAAATCGACAACGATCAAAATGCTGACCGGGATCCTGACCCCGACCGGCGGAGAACTGACCGTCAATGGAATGAATCCCCATCGTGATCGGGAAAAGTTCGTCCAGACGATCGGCGTAGTATTCGGTCAACGTTCCCAGCTCTGGTGGGATATTGCCGTCCAGGAGTCCTTTCAATTATTGAAGAAAGTATACAAAGTATCTGACGAGCAATACAAGGAACATATGGATCATGTGATCGAGACCCTTGACATCGGTCCGCTATTGGATAAACCGGTCCGCAAACTGTCCCTCGGCCAGCGGATGAGATGTGAACTGGCTGCAGCCCTCGTTCACAATCCGCCTCTGCTTTTCCTTGATGAACCGACAATCGGGCTGGACGTACTCGTGAAGCTGAAGATTCGCCAGTTCTTAAAAGAAATCAATGAGAAGTACAATACGACGATCCTGCTCACGACCCATGATTTAACCGATATCGAAGCGCTATGTGAGCGGGTCGTGATGCTTGATGAAGGGAGTATCATTTATGACGGTGAGCTGAGCCGTCTGAAAGAAAATTGGGGAGATCAGAAAGAAGTCGTCTTTCAATTCCTTGATGATACGACCCTATCTCAATTATCCGGACTCACGAAAGAAGAAGGCATTTCCTGGACATTCGATGAGAAAAAGCAGTTCTTTTCAGCTGTCACCGAGGCGGATGAAGAAGTGATTTCCCAACTCATCACGAAAGTCGTGGCAAACTTCAAGGTGAAGGATATGAAGATAGAAGAAACGACCACAGAGGAAATTATCCGGAACATCTACGAAAAAGGGGCTGTGGAAAGATGA
- a CDS encoding ABC transporter permease, producing MAKYIEMIRIRFLMMLAYRTNYYSGILIYSINIGAYYFLWQAIYGGKQDIEGLSVIQMTTYVAVSWMARAFYFNNIDREIAQEIKEGKVAVELIRPYNYLGMKTMQGLGEGVFRLVFFSFPGMIIVSLIFPLQIGTGFDTLGLFAISILFSFIINTQINLLTGITTFFLFNNAGLIRAKRVVIDLFSGLLLPIHFFPMWAQDVMGYLPFQSISYVPSMIFTNGFQTSEAFNAIMMQGVWSLILLIPIKVLWIIAKKQMIIQGG from the coding sequence ATGGCTAAATATATTGAAATGATCCGCATCCGGTTCCTGATGATGCTTGCCTACCGAACGAATTATTATAGTGGCATCCTGATCTATAGTATCAACATCGGCGCCTATTATTTTCTGTGGCAGGCCATTTACGGGGGCAAACAGGATATCGAAGGACTGTCGGTCATCCAGATGACCACATATGTCGCCGTCTCCTGGATGGCGAGGGCCTTTTACTTTAACAATATCGACAGGGAAATCGCACAGGAAATCAAGGAGGGGAAGGTAGCCGTCGAATTGATCCGGCCCTATAACTACCTTGGCATGAAAACGATGCAAGGTCTCGGGGAAGGAGTCTTTCGATTGGTGTTTTTCTCATTCCCGGGCATGATCATCGTCAGCTTAATTTTCCCGCTCCAAATCGGTACAGGGTTTGATACGCTGGGCTTATTCGCCATTTCGATTCTTTTCAGCTTCATCATTAATACGCAGATCAACTTATTGACCGGTATTACGACTTTCTTTCTATTCAACAATGCCGGATTGATCCGGGCGAAGCGTGTGGTGATCGATTTGTTCTCAGGCTTATTGCTCCCGATCCATTTCTTTCCGATGTGGGCACAGGACGTGATGGGATACCTGCCGTTTCAAAGCATCAGCTATGTTCCGAGCATGATCTTCACCAACGGGTTTCAAACCTCGGAAGCTTTCAATGCCATCATGATGCAGGGAGTATGGTCTTTGATCCTCTTGATTCCGATTAAAGTGCTTTGGATCATTGCGAAAAAACAAATGATTATTCAAGGAGGGTGA
- a CDS encoding ABC transporter permease, translating into MFYMKMFFQYVAQYMKTRLQYRADLIVEILSDLLFQAVNLIFILVVFGHTQLLSGWTRDEIIFIYGFFLVPFALFSSFFNIWDFNDRYVVKGEFDRILTRPIHSLFQVILERMELESLFGVITGMAVMFYAGGRLDITFDWYEPILFIIFVFGGALVYAGIFISLASIAFWSDAKTSIMPMMYNIGNYGRYPVDIYNTVIRFVLTWILPFAFVGVYPSAFFLEKAEWYHYSFLTPFVGIGFFIFSIVLWNEGVKRYRGAGN; encoded by the coding sequence ATGTTTTATATGAAAATGTTCTTTCAATACGTCGCCCAATATATGAAAACAAGATTACAGTATAGAGCCGATCTAATCGTCGAGATCCTGTCAGACCTTCTCTTTCAGGCAGTGAACCTCATATTCATCCTCGTCGTATTCGGCCACACCCAGCTGTTGAGCGGCTGGACGAGGGATGAAATCATATTCATATACGGATTCTTCCTCGTGCCGTTTGCATTATTCAGTTCGTTCTTCAACATATGGGATTTCAACGATCGTTACGTGGTAAAAGGGGAATTCGACCGGATCCTGACAAGGCCGATCCACAGCTTGTTCCAGGTGATCTTAGAGCGGATGGAGTTGGAATCGCTTTTCGGCGTGATCACCGGAATGGCCGTCATGTTTTATGCAGGGGGCAGGCTTGATATCACATTCGATTGGTACGAACCGATCCTGTTCATCATCTTCGTGTTCGGCGGTGCGCTTGTTTATGCGGGAATCTTCATTTCCCTCGCAAGCATCGCCTTCTGGTCGGATGCGAAAACGTCCATCATGCCGATGATGTACAATATCGGGAATTACGGAAGATACCCGGTTGATATTTACAACACTGTCATCAGGTTTGTTCTCACCTGGATCCTTCCATTTGCCTTCGTCGGTGTGTACCCATCTGCATTTTTCCTTGAAAAGGCTGAATGGTACCATTATTCGTTTTTAACCCCATTCGTAGGCATCGGGTTTTTCATCTTTTCGATTGTGCTGTGGAATGAAGGTGTTAAAAGGTACCGGGGTGCAGGTAATTAG
- a CDS encoding two pore domain potassium channel family protein, which translates to MLYIIVFFILFCMVMSLRALFYPSRWKEHHVSLHHFLFLGMSYITIMIGFGLLFTLLELEGIPILVEGGTPVTGDFLDHFFTTMYFSGITLFSVGYGDVTPVGIGRGIALIESWLGYTIPAAFVVKSFLNYENK; encoded by the coding sequence ATGCTTTATATCATTGTGTTCTTCATTTTGTTTTGCATGGTCATGAGCCTTCGGGCATTATTCTATCCTTCAAGGTGGAAAGAACATCACGTTTCACTGCATCACTTTTTATTTCTGGGGATGAGTTACATCACGATTATGATCGGATTTGGTCTCCTGTTCACGCTCCTTGAACTGGAGGGGATCCCGATACTCGTTGAAGGAGGGACCCCTGTGACAGGGGATTTCCTCGATCATTTTTTCACGACGATGTATTTTAGCGGAATCACCCTTTTCTCGGTAGGTTACGGGGATGTGACGCCTGTCGGGATCGGAAGGGGGATCGCCCTCATCGAATCGTGGCTCGGTTATACAATCCCTGCAGCCTTCGTTGTGAAATCGTTCCTCAACTATGAAAACAAGTAG
- the bcp gene encoding thioredoxin-dependent thiol peroxidase, with translation MTVGQKAPQFELLASNGEKVKLSDYQGKNVVLYFYPKDMTPGCTTQACDFRDQHENFEDLDAVILGVSPDPIERHEKFRDKHGLPFLLLVDEDHQVAEKYGVWKLKKNFGKEYMGIERSTFIIDKEGNLVKEWRKVRVKGHVEEALEYIQENLS, from the coding sequence ATGACAGTAGGTCAAAAAGCACCACAATTCGAACTGCTTGCAAGCAATGGAGAAAAAGTAAAGCTATCAGATTATCAAGGGAAAAACGTCGTCCTTTATTTCTACCCGAAGGACATGACGCCCGGCTGTACGACACAGGCATGTGATTTCAGGGATCAGCATGAGAACTTCGAAGATCTTGATGCGGTCATCCTTGGGGTGAGCCCGGATCCGATTGAAAGACATGAAAAATTCAGAGACAAGCACGGCCTCCCTTTTTTACTGCTTGTGGACGAAGATCACCAAGTGGCAGAGAAGTACGGCGTGTGGAAGCTGAAGAAAAACTTCGGGAAAGAATATATGGGAATCGAACGTTCGACTTTCATCATCGATAAAGAAGGCAACCTTGTGAAAGAATGGAGAAAGGTAAGAGTGAAGGGACACGTGGAAGAAGCACTGGAGTATATCCAGGAGAACCTTTCATAA
- a CDS encoding D-2-hydroxyacid dehydrogenase, giving the protein MKILFTFQPREEQIQDLKSGFPGMEFLFFRRITEAGSELPGAEVIVTMGEDLTGDIIDKCVSCKWIMVTSAGLEKMPFEAIRKKGILVTNARGIHKIPMAEFTFGLILQHAKQLQSVWEQEKEGLWSRRLATSEIHGKNLLILGAGAIGGEIARLAKAFHMNVSGVNSSGTDRDHFDSMFTLDTFSGVLPDADYIVSVLPSTDETKCLLTVDHFDRMKDRVVFINIGRGDLLEDSVLLEVLQRKLIGHFYLDVFNHEPLPKEHPFWKAEGITVTPHLSSITGNYMPRALDIFKKNLRTYSENGENFTNVIDLERGY; this is encoded by the coding sequence ATGAAAATACTCTTTACATTTCAACCGAGGGAAGAGCAAATTCAGGACTTAAAGAGCGGCTTTCCGGGCATGGAGTTCCTCTTCTTCCGTCGCATCACTGAAGCAGGAAGCGAACTGCCGGGTGCAGAGGTAATTGTGACGATGGGGGAAGATTTAACCGGTGACATCATTGATAAATGTGTAAGCTGTAAATGGATCATGGTCACCTCGGCAGGACTGGAGAAGATGCCGTTCGAAGCCATCCGTAAAAAGGGCATACTTGTGACCAATGCGAGGGGCATTCATAAAATTCCGATGGCGGAATTCACTTTCGGGTTAATTCTTCAGCATGCAAAACAATTACAGTCTGTGTGGGAACAGGAAAAGGAAGGACTGTGGAGCAGAAGGCTCGCAACCTCTGAAATTCACGGAAAGAACCTCCTCATCTTGGGTGCCGGAGCAATCGGAGGTGAAATTGCCCGGTTGGCAAAAGCCTTTCACATGAACGTAAGCGGAGTGAATTCTTCGGGCACGGACAGGGACCATTTTGACAGTATGTTCACACTCGATACCTTCAGCGGCGTCCTTCCCGATGCCGATTATATCGTATCTGTTTTACCGAGCACGGATGAAACGAAGTGCCTCCTCACTGTTGACCACTTTGACCGCATGAAGGACAGGGTAGTGTTTATCAATATCGGCCGTGGAGATCTGTTAGAAGATTCCGTCCTCCTCGAAGTGCTTCAAAGGAAGTTGATCGGACATTTCTATCTGGATGTATTCAATCATGAACCGCTTCCGAAAGAGCATCCGTTCTGGAAGGCGGAGGGGATCACCGTGACGCCTCATCTGTCCAGCATCACAGGCAACTACATGCCAAGGGCGCTGGATATATTTAAAAAGAATTTACGTACATACAGTGAGAATGGGGAAAACTTTACTAACGTGATTGATCTGGAAAGGGGTTATTAA
- a CDS encoding cob(I)yrinic acid a,c-diamide adenosyltransferase produces the protein MKIYTKTGDKGTTSLVYGTRVSKKDQRVEAYGTCDEANSMIGLGLSYIKSEYFEGKEAFEAFFHKVQTILFHVGAELATPQGKEVKWKLEESHIKELEEQIDFLDGALQPLSNFILPGGHPSGAALHTARTIVRRAEREAVGIDEEINPLVMAYLNRLSDYLFVAGRYINLQLGEQEKNLHE, from the coding sequence ATGAAAATTTATACAAAAACCGGGGATAAGGGTACAACGTCATTGGTATATGGAACGCGTGTGTCTAAAAAAGATCAGCGCGTGGAAGCCTACGGAACATGTGATGAAGCGAATTCAATGATCGGGTTGGGTCTAAGTTATATCAAATCCGAATACTTTGAAGGAAAAGAAGCATTCGAAGCTTTCTTCCATAAAGTACAAACCATCCTTTTTCACGTCGGAGCAGAACTTGCCACACCACAGGGAAAAGAAGTGAAGTGGAAGCTCGAAGAATCTCATATCAAGGAATTGGAAGAACAGATTGATTTCCTGGACGGAGCGCTGCAGCCGCTCAGTAATTTCATCCTTCCCGGGGGACATCCATCAGGAGCTGCTCTTCATACGGCCAGAACGATCGTGAGAAGAGCTGAAAGAGAAGCGGTCGGAATCGATGAAGAGATCAATCCATTGGTCATGGCCTACCTGAACCGCCTTTCCGATTATTTATTTGTTGCGGGGCGCTACATCAATCTGCAGCTGGGGGAACAGGAAAAGAACTTACATGAGTGA
- the perR gene encoding peroxide-responsive transcriptional repressor PerR: MSEEGQLKEAISTLKETGVRITPQRHAILEFLIDSMAHPTADDIYKALEGKFPNMSVATVYNNLRVFREVGLVKELTYGDASSRFDFVTTDHYHVICDGCGKMVDFHYPGLDEVEQLASHVTGFKVSNHRMEIYGTCAECSAKETH; this comes from the coding sequence ATGTCTGAAGAAGGACAATTAAAAGAAGCGATTTCGACATTAAAGGAAACGGGAGTCCGTATCACTCCTCAACGTCATGCGATTTTAGAGTTTCTCATTGATTCAATGGCCCATCCAACTGCCGATGACATATATAAAGCACTTGAAGGGAAATTCCCTAATATGAGTGTAGCGACTGTTTATAATAACTTGCGTGTTTTCCGGGAAGTAGGATTGGTTAAAGAGCTGACTTACGGTGATGCCTCCAGCCGCTTTGACTTTGTGACGACTGATCACTATCATGTCATCTGTGACGGCTGCGGGAAAATGGTCGACTTTCATTATCCGGGTCTTGACGAAGTGGAGCAGCTTGCATCACATGTCACTGGATTCAAAGTGAGCAACCATCGCATGGAGATCTACGGAACCTGTGCTGAATGTTCAGCAAAAGAAACACACTAG
- a CDS encoding YgzB family protein, with translation MAKNYSSKINKIRTFALSLVFIGFIIMYIGIYFKSHPWVMTIFMMLGFLGIIGSTVVYFWIGMLSTKAVQVTCPNCGKVTKVLGRVDMCMYCNEPLTLDPDLEGEEFDEDYNKKKR, from the coding sequence ATGGCTAAGAACTATTCGAGTAAAATCAATAAAATCCGTACGTTTGCCTTAAGCTTAGTGTTCATCGGATTCATCATTATGTACATAGGTATTTACTTCAAAAGCCACCCATGGGTCATGACCATTTTTATGATGCTCGGTTTTCTCGGAATCATCGGGAGCACAGTCGTCTATTTCTGGATCGGGATGCTTTCCACGAAGGCGGTTCAGGTGACCTGCCCGAATTGCGGGAAAGTGACGAAAGTTCTTGGGCGTGTAGATATGTGCATGTATTGCAATGAACCCCTCACACTTGATCCGGATCTTGAAGGTGAAGAATTTGATGAGGACTATAATAAAAAGAAACGATAA
- a CDS encoding nucleotidyltransferase-like protein, giving the protein MEDILRPIYQERTSHPNTLGALLIEQSKKSSPLTDTFDIVLFLVVKESDEPVFIKHYSYKEQKAALHIVTEAKLNEWILLGSNRKVIDWLLNGKVLFDRNEYIHHLKTELRDFPFYGRKIKMGMEFAKLIRRYMDGKEFFESRHYLDAYNHIVHSLHHLARLAVIENGFHPEVTVWNQVKQIEPEIYKLYEELVTSDEEIDKRLELLFLASEFLIHSRTKVSAEHLLNILDQKEHWTFQDLLNHSEAKHYSVDLSMLIEYLTDKGFVEIVDVETKGQGIYHRYYRVAK; this is encoded by the coding sequence ATGGAAGATATATTACGACCGATATACCAAGAGCGTACAAGTCACCCGAATACTTTAGGAGCGCTTTTAATAGAACAAAGCAAGAAATCAAGTCCCTTGACCGATACATTTGACATCGTCCTGTTCCTTGTCGTAAAGGAATCCGACGAACCGGTTTTCATCAAACATTATTCTTATAAAGAACAAAAGGCAGCGTTACATATCGTAACAGAAGCGAAACTGAATGAGTGGATTTTACTCGGGTCGAACCGTAAAGTGATCGACTGGCTGTTAAACGGGAAAGTACTGTTCGACCGAAATGAATATATTCATCATCTTAAAACCGAGCTGCGGGATTTCCCTTTCTATGGAAGGAAGATAAAGATGGGTATGGAATTTGCCAAGCTTATCCGCCGGTACATGGACGGAAAAGAATTCTTCGAAAGCAGGCATTATCTGGATGCCTATAATCATATCGTCCATTCCCTGCATCATCTGGCGAGGCTTGCAGTGATTGAAAATGGCTTCCATCCAGAAGTGACCGTCTGGAACCAAGTCAAACAAATAGAGCCTGAGATTTATAAACTATATGAAGAACTGGTGACGAGTGATGAAGAAATCGATAAAAGACTAGAACTGCTGTTCCTGGCAAGTGAGTTCCTCATTCATTCAAGAACAAAGGTTTCAGCGGAGCATCTATTGAATATCCTGGACCAGAAAGAACATTGGACATTCCAGGATCTGCTCAATCATTCAGAGGCGAAGCATTACTCGGTTGACCTCAGCATGCTCATTGAATATTTAACTGATAAAGGCTTTGTTGAAATCGTGGATGTAGAAACGAAAGGGCAGGGCATCTACCACCGCTACTACCGGGTGGCAAAATAA